The following are from one region of the Mustela lutreola isolate mMusLut2 chromosome 7, mMusLut2.pri, whole genome shotgun sequence genome:
- the RPP25 gene encoding ribonuclease P protein subunit p25 — protein MAKPASPRSGQRRRMENFRKVRSEEAPVGGGAEGGGPGSSPFADLAPGAVHMRVKEGSKIRNLLAFATASMAQPATRAIVFSGCGRATTKTVTCAEILKRRLAGLHQVTRLRYRSVREVWQSLPPGPTPGQKPGEPAASLSVLKNVPSLAILLSKDALDPCQPGYQPPSSHPGPSSQTAAPASKRSLGEPAAGEGSSKRLQPEPSAAEEDQTA, from the coding sequence ATGGCGAAGCCAGCGTCCCCGAGGTCCGGGCAACGACGGCGCATGGAGAACTTCCGTAAGGTGCGCTCGGAGGAGGcgccggtggggggtggggccgAGGGGGGCGGCCCAGGCTCCAGCCCCTTCGCGGACCTGGCGCCTGGTGCTGTGCACATGCGGGTCAAAGAGGGCAGCAAGATCCGGAACCTGCTGGCTTTCGCCACTGCCAGCATGGCGCAGCCAGCCACGCGCGCCATCGTCTTCAGCGGCTGCGGTCGGGCCACCACCAAGACCGTCACGTGCGCTGAGATCCTCAAGCGCCGCCTGGCGGGCCTGCATCAGGTCACGCGGCTGCGCTACCGGAGCGTGCGCGAGGTGTGGCAGAGCCTCCCGCCTGGGCCCACACCCGGTCAGAAGCCTGGCGAGCCGGCCGCCAGTCTCAGTGTACTTAAGAATGTGCCCAGCCTCGCCATCCTACTTTCCAAGGATGCACTGGATCCGTGCCAACCCGGCTACCAGCCCCCGAGCTCCCATCCTGGACCCTCGTCCCAGACAGCTGCACCAGCGTCCAAGAGGAGCCTAGGGGAACCTGCGGCTGGAGAAGGCTCTTCGAAGAGGTTACAGCCTGAGCCAAGCGCTGCGGAAGAGGACCAGACGGCCTGA